One window of the Trachemys scripta elegans isolate TJP31775 chromosome 13, CAS_Tse_1.0, whole genome shotgun sequence genome contains the following:
- the EXOC3L1 gene encoding exocyst complex component 3-like protein → MGMSAEQEEDSRSPRDEEWPEAEKAEKLARGAALKWASGVFYRPDKLEGLGHYRSREAQRNISIQSRLKSTVQSHLEGVSSGLEQLRSAAGDVRSVRRDLCAVRWHLLGSAESFQRLAPLRAVVTEHAQLAAVVRALPQLSSVHELLAQSLHLLHGQQLLEAHAGLMALERLRDDIFSQLHGGSSLPSDQALGVVESFFGGLQELSDALAQQLWRVVGGGVRLVQEDPALFVSAVRIIEREESVDDALLLGPHAHRFPAPGRPKAWRQRFYQVIQETIAAAHFKAAHMDVKGPGLGRHLATLQSNILAELRVVKDLMVQCCPPHYDILSICTRMYHRGLSDHLQDILSGDLDKQEIFVLLSWVLHVYQSPEMMGHPDLLPEVDVSALAPLVSPEVVEQMERKYVGKVKASVTEWMRRTLEVEFKEWFREEEPEMDHLGFFQSALPVIVMQMLDENIRVASLVTASLQQKVYAMAMDELEAFLIRLREALGDCGKEHQKDRAMPKHYISYLLALLNNNLALSSSISTLHPGSASLAKPAEIPSSLKTALDRTQKKACRLLLEELLLDLQPLYMQLPSRKWLSGAQLVNSMCEVIDKYTRDFSHVRNPVFTFLLAESEHLVMTHYVRALMEKKMVCRSAEERSQLATRLLQDAAQLRELFHNLGLAESEQTLEVIFALQELIRLQDPALLSLEVLGFMTKYPDISDEHVSILLDLRGDVSKEVRNVVLEMMAQNPQSLPENYQPVFSNILVPAPELPFCLRKSKCA, encoded by the exons ATGGGCATGTctgcagagcaggaggaggactcCCGCAGCCCCAGAG ATGAGgaatggccagaagcggagaagGCTGAGAAGTTAGCAAGAGGGGCTGCTTTGAAATGGGCCTCGGGGGTGTTTTACCGCCCGGACAAGTTGGAGGGTCTGGGACACTACCGGAGCCGGGAGGCCCAGCGGAACATCTCGATCCAGTCCCGGCTAAAG TCGACCGTGCAGTCGCACCTGGAGGGGGTGAGctcggggctggagcagctgcgcTCGGCAGCAGGGGACGTGCGGAGTGTGCGCCGGGACCTCTGCGCCGTGCGATGGCACCTGCTGGGCAGTGCCGAGAGCTTCCAGAGGCTGGCGCCGCTGCGGGCTGTGGTGACAGAGCACGCGCAGCTGGCTGCCGTCGTGCGGGCGCTGCCCCAGCTCTCCTCAG TACACGAGCTCCTTGCCCAGTCCCTCCATCTCCTCCATGGccagcagctcctggaggcccATGCCGGGCTCATGGCGCTGGAGCGCCTGCGGGACGACATCTTCTCCCAGCTGCACGGCGGCAGCAGCCTCCCAAGCGACCAGGCCCTGGGCGTGGTGGAGTCCTTCTTCGGTGGCCTGCAGGAGCTGAGCGACGCACTGGCCCAGCAGCTGTGGCGTGTCGTGGGCGGCGGCGTGAGGCTGGTGCAGGAGGACCCGGCCCTCTTCGTCTCTGCCGTGCGGATCATTGAGAGAGAAGAGAGTGTCGATGATGCCCTGCTGCTGGGTCCCCATGCCCACCGCTTCCCTGCCCCCGGGCGCCCCAAAGCCTGGAGGCAGCGGTTCTACCAGGTCATTCAGGAGACCATCGCTGCTGCCCACTTCAAGGCCGCCCACATGGACGTGAAGGGCCCGGGACTGGGCCGGCACCTGGCCACGCTGCAGAGCAACATCCTGGCGGAGCTGCGTGTGGTGAAAGACCTGATGGTGCAGTGCTGCCCGCCTCACTACGACATCCTCAGCATCTGCACCCGCATGTACCACCGAGGCCTCTCTGACCACCTGCAGGACATCCTCAGCGGGGACCTGGACAAGCAAGAGATCTTCGTGCTCCTCAGCTGGGTTCTGCATGTGTACCAGAG CCCAGAAATGATGGGTCACCCAGACCTTCTCCCCGAGGTGGACGTGTCAGCTCTGGCCCCCCTGGTGTCGCCAGAGGTGGTGGAGCAGATGGAGAGGAAATACGTGGGGAAAGTCAAG GCCAGCGTGACTGAGTGGATGCGGCGCACGCTGGAGGTGGAGTTCAAGGAGTGGTTCCGAGAGGAGGAGCCAGAAATGGATCATCTGGGCTTCTTCCAGTCTGCCCTGCCCGTCATCGTCATGCAG ATGCTGGATGAGAACATCCGGGTGGCCTCCCTGGTCACGGCCTCTCTGCAGCAGAAGGTTTACGCTATGGCCATGGACGAGCTGGAGGCCTTTCTGATCAG GCTGCGGGAGGCCCTGGGGGACTGCGGGAAGGAGCACCAGAAGGACCGAGCCATGCCCAAGCATTACATCTCCTACCTGCTGGCCCTTCTCAACAACAACTTGGCGCTGAG CTCGTCCATCTCCACTTTGCACCCCGGCAGTGCATCTCTTGCCAAGCCCGCTGAAATCCCCTCCTCCCTGAAGACTGCGCTGGACAGGACCCAGAAGAAGGCCTgccggctgctgctggaggagctgctgctggatttGCAG CCCCTGTACATGCAGCTGCCGTCCCGCAAGTGGCTGTCCGGGGCCCAGCTGGTGAACAGCATGTGCGAGGTGATCGACAAGTACACGAGAGACTTCTCCCACGTCAGGAACCCCGTCTTCACG TTCCTGCTGGCCGAGAGTGAGCACCTGGTCATGACTCACTACGTGCGGGCGCTCATGGAGAAGAAGATGGTGTGCCGGAGCGCCGAGGAGCGGAGCCAGCTCGCCACCCGGCTGCTCCAGGACGCCGCCCAGCTGCGGGAGCTTTTCCACAACCTG GGCCTGGCCGAGAGTGAGCAGACCCTCGAGGTGATATTCGCCCTCCAGGAGCTCATCCGCCTCCAGGATCCGGCCTTGCTCAGCCTGGAGGTCCTGGGATTTATGACGAAATACCCCGACATCAG CGACGAGCACGTCTCCATCCTGCTGGATCTGCGGGGCGACGTCTCCAAGGAGGTCCGGAACGTGGTGCTGGAAATGATGGCGCAGAATCCACAGTCCCTGCCCGAAAACTACCAGCCCGTCTTCAGCAACATCCTGGTCCCGGCTCCGGAGCTTCCCTTCTGCCTTCGCAAGAGCAAGTGTGCCTGA